A genomic stretch from Hydrogenimonas urashimensis includes:
- a CDS encoding flagellar hook-basal body protein, which produces MQNGFYSVTGGMVTQFNRLDQISHNLANVRTNGYKGTDVVIGDFMRLFQRRRDELPLPNQTKEGAKFLNRSINRVPRIVERFTDFRMGAMVHTGNPLDVALDEKNLFFAVETPSGIRLTRDGAFRLNEHGELMTRDGFKVLSRHYFQNHQAITVPVDAININIGKSGRIEYMDKTAMDTPVYLDDLMVVRVDNLQDLEAEGDNYFTMPGKRLEKEMNIVTETSGVYQYMIEKSNVNPIREMTALIETNRLVEMYQKAMTAQMDDMNNDAITKLASVRA; this is translated from the coding sequence ATGCAAAACGGCTTCTATTCGGTAACGGGCGGTATGGTGACCCAGTTCAACCGTCTTGACCAGATCAGCCACAATCTGGCCAATGTCAGGACCAACGGCTACAAAGGGACGGATGTCGTCATCGGCGATTTTATGCGTCTTTTTCAACGCAGGCGCGATGAACTTCCGCTCCCCAACCAGACGAAAGAGGGGGCGAAATTCCTGAACCGTTCCATCAACCGGGTCCCCCGCATCGTGGAGCGCTTCACCGATTTCAGAATGGGAGCGATGGTCCATACGGGCAATCCCCTGGATGTCGCACTGGACGAAAAGAATCTTTTCTTTGCGGTCGAAACCCCTTCCGGCATCCGTCTGACCCGCGACGGCGCGTTCAGGCTCAATGAGCATGGCGAACTCATGACCCGCGACGGCTTCAAGGTCCTCTCCCGGCACTATTTTCAGAATCACCAGGCGATTACGGTGCCTGTGGATGCCATCAATATCAACATCGGCAAGAGCGGGCGCATCGAATACATGGACAAAACGGCGATGGACACGCCTGTCTATCTGGACGACCTGATGGTGGTGCGCGTCGACAATCTCCAGGATTTGGAGGCGGAGGGAGACAACTACTTTACGATGCCCGGCAAACGCCTTGAAAAGGAGATGAACATTGTGACGGAAACCAGCGGTGTCTACCAGTACATGATCGAAAAGAGCAATGTCAACCCGATTCGTGAAATGACGGCACTCATCGAGACCAACCGGCTCGTGGAGATGTACCAGAAAGCGATGACTGCACAGATGGACGACATGAAC